ATGGCGTCGAGCATCTCCCGCACCGCGTCGCCGAAGCCGACCTCGACGGACCGCGAGACGATGGAGTGCCCGATGGAGAGCTCCTGGAAGGGGAACCGATGGAGGAGCGCGGCGACATTGCCCGTGTCGAGCCCGTGCCCCGCATGCACGCGAAGGCCGGCTTCGGCGAAACGCTCCGCTGCGCGCGCGATCTTCTGGAGCTCGCGGTCGATCGCGTCCGCGCCGCGCGCGTTCGCGTAGTGGCCGGTATGGATCTCGACGAACGTGGCGCCCGTGTCGCGCGCGATGCCGGCGATCGACTCGTCCGGATCGAGGAAGAGGCTCATCGGGAGCCCCGCGCCCGTGAGACGCTCCACGCGCTGCGCGAAGAGACCGGCTGATGGGGACCGCGGATCGAGGGGCAGCCCTCCCTCGGTCGTGAGCTCCGCGCGCTTCTCCGGGACGAGCGTCACGCGGCCGGGCCTCACCTCGATCGCGATCCCGACCATCTCGTCGGTCAGCGCCATCTCGAGGTTCAGCACGCCGCGCTTCATCTCGCGGAGCCTCGTCACGTCGTGGTCCTGGATGTGGCGGCGGTCCTCGCGAAGGTGCACCGTGATCCCCGCGGCGCCCGCCTGGAGCGCGAGCTCCGCGGCGCGCACGGGATCGGGCTCCGTGCCGCCCCGGGCCTGGCGGAGCGTGGCCACGTGGTCCACGTTGACGCTCAGCTCGCAGCGCATGCTCAGAGGACGAGCTTCGAGGCGTGCACGAACTCGATGCCCTGGCCCTCGAGCCGCTCCCGTTCCTGTTCCAGGATCTGAAACGCGAGCCCGTGCGCCTTCACGGCGATGAGGAGCGTTCCGCGCTGCTGCGCCGTCGCGACGAGCTGCTTGAGCCGGGTCTTCACCGCGTTCGGCGAGCCGCCTCCTCCGTCGAGGGTGCCCCCGAGCGCGGCGGTGCGGGCGCCGATCACCTCGCCGGTCTCCTCGACCACCGAGGGTCCCGCGCCGTGCGCGTCCACGAAAAGGAGATCGCGCCGCTTCACCTCCCCGAGCACCGCGCGCATGACGTCCGGATCGTTCACGGCCGCGCTCCCCAGGCGGGAGATCACGCCCGACGACCCTCCGATCGTGTCCAGGCTCCGGCTGATCCGCTCCTCGATCTCGACCTGCGAGAGATCGAGCAGGATCGCGTCCTTTCCGGGATCGACCTTCGGGTATCCCTTCGGCTCCATCGCCAGGTGGAGGAAGACCTCGTGCTTCGCGCGGCGCAGCTCGCGCGCGGCGCGCGAGGCGTACTTCTGATCGGGACGGAGCGCCACCGTGTAGGGGATCCCGCTCGAGCGAACCTTGTCGAAGAGCTCCTCCGACTCGCGGTCCAGGTCGGTGACCACGAGCGCGATCCGCGTCGCGACGTCCGCGAGGTGCGGATCCGGCTCGACCAGGATCGCGTGCGTCACGCGGTCTCCGTATCCCACGCGCAGGTCGAGCGCAGTGCCGGCCTCGCGCGCGGGCTTCTCGATGCCGCGGACCACGTGGCCGCCGAGCACGAGGATCGCCTGCGTCACCGCGTCGTTGATCCGGAAGAGCGACGCGCGCGGCGGCACCGCGATGTGCCACTGGACCGGCGCGCGTCCCACGCCCGCCGCCGCGGCGGACCCGGGCCGCTCGTCGATCCGCTCTCGTCCGATCCCGACCTCCTCGAGCGCGCCGCGGAGCGTGCGGCTGGTCAGGCGGTGGAGCGCGGCGCGGTCGTCGCCGCGGAAGATGCGAAGGAATTCGGACTCGGAGCGGAGGCGGATGCGGTCCCAGTCGGTCTCGACCTTGATGGGGCCGAAGAGGTCGGGTGGAGCGCCGGCGCGAGCCTCCTGGCTTCCCGGCGCGCCTTTCGGCTTCGAGGCGGCATCCGAGGCCAGCCGGTCACCACGCTTCTCGCCGGTGGGAAGGAGGCCGCGATTCTTGCCGATGACGACCAGCGCGGCGACGAGGATCCCGATCGCGCCGATCCAGAGCCAAGGAAACGGGCGTCGTCCACGCCGGGGTGAGGCCTTGCGTGATTTTCGGGCCACGAATTCTCGCGGGGGTCGAGAAGGACGGGAACTGCGTGCTACGGAAACTTACAGCGGCAGTCTAGGAGCCGGTGAAACGGGGTGTCAAGACGGGTCAGGTGGCGGCGGGGTCGAGTTGCCTGTTTCGATCCAGCGCACGATCTTCCAGTAGGCGCCCGTTGGGGAGGAGGCGTCCTGTGTTGGCGTGAAGGCAAACTCCTGGAACGTGCCGGGTTCGCCCTTCGCCTGGTGCGTGGTCGGTCCATCGGTCACCTCGACCCGATACGCGCTTCCTGAGATCTGGATCACCCTCCACTCGGGATGGGACGGGTCGTCGGACGGCTGGACATCCCATGACTGCTCTGGACCCATATCGAAGAGGGTCGCGATGCCCGGGGTTCGGGC
This genomic interval from Candidatus Eisenbacteria bacterium contains the following:
- a CDS encoding pyridoxine 5'-phosphate synthase, whose amino-acid sequence is MRCELSVNVDHVATLRQARGGTEPDPVRAAELALQAGAAGITVHLREDRRHIQDHDVTRLREMKRGVLNLEMALTDEMVGIAIEVRPGRVTLVPEKRAELTTEGGLPLDPRSPSAGLFAQRVERLTGAGLPMSLFLDPDESIAGIARDTGATFVEIHTGHYANARGADAIDRELQKIARAAERFAEAGLRVHAGHGLDTGNVAALLHRFPFQELSIGHSIVSRSVEVGFGDAVREMLDAIRAA
- a CDS encoding divergent polysaccharide deacetylase family protein, translated to MARKSRKASPRRGRRPFPWLWIGAIGILVAALVVIGKNRGLLPTGEKRGDRLASDAASKPKGAPGSQEARAGAPPDLFGPIKVETDWDRIRLRSESEFLRIFRGDDRAALHRLTSRTLRGALEEVGIGRERIDERPGSAAAAGVGRAPVQWHIAVPPRASLFRINDAVTQAILVLGGHVVRGIEKPAREAGTALDLRVGYGDRVTHAILVEPDPHLADVATRIALVVTDLDRESEELFDKVRSSGIPYTVALRPDQKYASRAARELRRAKHEVFLHLAMEPKGYPKVDPGKDAILLDLSQVEIEERISRSLDTIGGSSGVISRLGSAAVNDPDVMRAVLGEVKRRDLLFVDAHGAGPSVVEETGEVIGARTAALGGTLDGGGGSPNAVKTRLKQLVATAQQRGTLLIAVKAHGLAFQILEQERERLEGQGIEFVHASKLVL